Proteins found in one Coffea eugenioides isolate CCC68of chromosome 5, Ceug_1.0, whole genome shotgun sequence genomic segment:
- the LOC113772026 gene encoding N-alpha-acetyltransferase 11, translating into MVNWGIAELHRNSGNWDNVVKDIVKMEKKIFPKHESLARSFDEELKKRNSGLLYSQVEDGDVAGYVMYSWPSSISASITKLAVKENHRGRGLGEALLEEAIHKCRTRKIQRVSLHVDPERTAAMNLYKKLGFKVDTLVEGYYSPDRNAYRMYLDFQTD; encoded by the exons ATGGTGAACTGGGGAATTGCAGAACTCCACAGAAACTCAGGCAACTGGGACAACGTAGTTAAAGATATAGTGAAGATGGAGAAAAAGATTTTCCCAAAACACGAATCACTTGCTCGATCGTTTGATGAAGAACTCAAGAAAAGGAACAGTGGGCTGCTTTACTCCCAGGTTGAAGATGGTGATGTTGCTGGCTATGTCATGTACTCTTGGCCTTCTTCGATTTCTGCTTCCATTACAAAACTTGCAG tgaagGAAAATCATCGAGGACGAGGGCTTGGAGAAGCATTGCTGGAGGAAGCGATCCACAAATGCAGAACAAGAAAGATCCAAAGGGTATCCCTTCATGTTGATCCTGAAAGAACTGCAGCTATGAACCTCTACAAGAAACTAGGATTCAAAGTGGATACTCTTGTTGAGGGTTATTATTCCCCAGATCGAAATGCTTACAGAATGTACCTTGATTTTCAAACAGATTAA
- the LOC113772255 gene encoding probable polyol transporter 4, which translates to MDLELTDNAGDASDHHKLVEKRRKSTRKFVLACAAFASINNVLIGYDVGVMSGAILFIKEDLKTTEVQEEIFLGILSIISILGILAGGRISDAIGRKPAMGLSAFVFQAGAVIMTVSPTFEVLMIGRILAGIGIGFGVMIAPVYIAEISPAFARGSLTSFPEIFINLGILLGFVSNYAFSGLPAHLNWRIMLAVGILPAVFIAFALCIIPESPRWLVMQNRIQEARAILLKTNDNDTEVDERLSEIQLAAGITDAEKHQSKAVWRELLSPTPALRRMMITGFGIQCFQQITGIDATIYYSPKIFKAAGIDGNSNLLAATVAVGVTKTAFILVAIVLIDKVGRKPLLYVSTIGMTLCLFTLGTSLSILGEGSVGIALAILSVCANVAFFSVGIGPVCWVLTSEIFPLRLRAQASALGGVCSRVCSGLIAMSFLSVSHAITTAGTFLVFSLLSAISVAFVYTMVPETKGKSLEQIELLFQNNICGGFGNKNFISLKFLGDKHKVSARTA; encoded by the exons ATGGATCTTGAGCTAACTGATAATGCTGGTGATGCCTCAGATCATCATAAGCTGGTGGAAAAGAGAAGGAAGAGTACAAGGAAATTCGTACTTGCTTGTGCTGCTTTTGCATCTATTAACAATGTCCTTATTGGCTATG ATGTAGGTGTCATGAGTGGGGCAATACTATTTATTAAAGAAGATTTGAAGACAACAGAGGTGCAAGAAGaaatttttcttggtatcttgagCATAATATCAATTTTGGGTATTTTAGCTGGTGGAAGAATATCTGATGCCATTGGGAGAAAACCAGCAATGGGTTTATCTGCTTTTGTCTTCCAAGCAGGAGCAGTCATAATGACTGTATCCCCCACATTTGAGGTACTAATGATAGGAAGAATCTTGGCTGGAATTGGAATTGGTTTTGGAGTCATGATTGCACCTGTTTACATTGCAGAGATATCACCTGCATTTGCTAGAGGTTCCCTCACCTCCTTTCCTGAGATTTTCATAAATCTGGGAATCCTTTTAGGTTTTGTCTCCAACTATGCATTTTCTGGTCTTCCAGCACACTTAAACTGGAGGATAATGCTTGCAGTGGGAATTCTGCCTGCAGTCTTCATTGCATTTGCACTATGCATAATTCCTGAGTCACCACGGTGGTTAGTTATGCAGAACCGAATTCAAGAGGCAAGGGCTATTCTGTTGAAAACAAATGATAATGACACAGAGGTAGATGAGAGGCTATCAGAAATTCAATTAGCTGCTGGAATTACTGATGCCGAGAAGCATCAAAGCAAGGCTGTGTGGCGTGAATTGCTAAGTCCTACTCCAGCACTTCGCAGGATGATGATCACTGGTTTCGGAATCCAGTGTTTCCAACAGATTACTGGCATTGATGCAACTATTTATTATAGTCCCAAGATCTTTAAAGCTGCTGGTATTGATGGCAACTCAAACCTTCTTGCAGCAACAGTGGCTGTGGGGGTTACAAAGACGGCATTTATACTTGTAGCTATTGTTCTTATCGACAAAGTTGGGAGAAAGCCACTGCTCTATGTGAGCACAATTGGTATGACTTTATGTCTGTTTACATTGGGAACCAGCCTTTCCATTCTGGGAGAGGGATCTGTTGGAATAGCATTGGCAATACTATCAGTCTGTGCAAATGTAGCTTTCTTTTCCGTGGGTATTGGTCCAGTTTGTTGGGTTTTGACTTCTGAAATCTTTCCTTTGAGGCTAAGAGCTCAAGCATCAGCACTTGGAGGAGTTTGCAGCAGAGTATGCAGTGGCCTGATTGCTATGTCCTTCCTCTCTGTTTCGCATGCAATTACTACAGCTGGGACCTTTCTTGTGTTTAGTTTACTTTCAGCAATTTCTGTTGCCTTTGTCTATACAATGGTTCCAGAAACTAAAGGTAAATCTCTGGAGCAGATTGAGCTGCTGTTCCAAAATAATATCTGCGGAGGTTTTGGTAACAAAAATTTCATCTCCTTAAAGTTTCTTGGAGACAAACACAAAGTGTCAGCACGCACAGCTTGA